TTCTCCGATCCGCAGTGGATCTACGTCGATCTCGGCAGCACGCAAGCCGTGAACCGCGTGGTGCTCGATTGGGAGAACGCCCACGCCGTGTCCTACCGCATCGAGACCTCCACCGACGGCCAGGCCTGGAATACCGTATCCAGCCAGGCGAACGGCAAGGGCGGCATCGAGACGGTGGACTTCGCCACGGCGCAGGCACGTTTCGTGCGCATGACGGGCCTCACCCGCAATACGCAGTACGGCTACTCGCTGCACGAGTTCCAGGTGTTCGGCACGGGCGAGAGCACGCCGACCGATCCGACCGATCCCACGGATCCCACCGACCCGACCAACCCGGGCACGGGCCCCGCCACCTCGTACAACGCACGCGTCACCGGCGCGCAGACCGAACCGGCCGCCCCCTTCGTCATCGCCGACGTGGCCGCGTTCAACAATCCCTGGGGCCTGGATTTCCTCCCCGACGGGCGCGTCGTGGTCACCGAGAAGAGCGACCACATGTACGTCGTGACGGCGTCGGGTGCCAAGACCTCCATCGGCGGATTGCCCGTGTCGGTCGGCGCCAACGGGGGCGGCGGGCAGAGCGGCCTGCACGACGTGGCCGCCTCGCCGACCTTCGCCCAGGACCACACGCTGTGGTTCAGTTACGTGGCCAAGGCCGCCGACGGTAACAACCACCTCACGCTCGCCAAGGCGCGGCTCGACGAGTCGGCCCAGGGCGCGTCACTCGCCAACCTCACCATCGTCTGGCAGGAACCCTCGACCTGGTCGGTGCGTGGACAGCCCGGCGCGCGCATCGCCTTCGCGCCCGACGGCCAGCACGTGTTTCTCTCCGTAGGCGACGGCGACATCCCCGATGCGAAGGGCGATCGCGGTTCGCAGGCGCAGATGCCGGACACCGGCCTGGGCAAGATCATCCGCCTGAACCTCGACGGCAGCACGCCCTCCGACAACCCGAACGGCTCACAGCCGGGCATCGTCGGCCAGATCTGGGCCACGGGTTTCCGCAATCCTTACGGGCTGGCCTTCAGCGCCGACGGCAAGCTGTGGGAAACCGAGATGGGGCCGTCTTCCGGCGACGAGTTCAACCTCATCGTGAAGGGCGGCAACTACGGGTGGCCGTTGGTCAGCAACGGCAACCACTATCCCAGCGATGCCTACATGCCCGGCCAGCCGTATCCCCGCCACGACAGCGCGCCGCAGTTCGTGCAGCCCGCGGCCTACTGGGGCTGGTTCCCCACCACCAACTCGATGTCGCCTTCGGGGCTGGCGTTCTACAACGGCAACCTCTTCCCGCAGTGGAAGGGCTCGGCGCTACTCGGTTCCACCTCGTCGATCGCGCTGTATCGCGTGATCCTCGATGCGCAGGGTAACGTCACGGGCGTGGAACGGTATGGGCGCGATGCCAACGGCGTGTATACCGGCAGCGTGCGTGCGCTGAAGGTATCGCCGTTCGACGGAAGCATCTGGTACGTGCGTGGCGGCAGCGACGGTGAGCTGCGGCGGATCACGCCGAAGTCGTAAGCCTCGCTTCGCACCGGATCGCGGACAGGGTCCGCTCCCGCCCTTCGGTAGAGAGTCTCCTACCGGGTGGGAGCGGGCCCTGTCCGCGATCGATCTTGCGACACCGTCAGCCGCGATAGCGCTCCG
This window of the Luteibacter aegosomatis genome carries:
- a CDS encoding PQQ-dependent sugar dehydrogenase, with protein sequence MRRVSPIVYVLAGALAAPCAFAQTAPTNLALNRPVTASSTENPVAFKAANANDGRTDTRWSSAFSDPQWIYVDLGSTQAVNRVVLDWENAHAVSYRIETSTDGQAWNTVSSQANGKGGIETVDFATAQARFVRMTGLTRNTQYGYSLHEFQVFGTGESTPTDPTDPTDPTDPTNPGTGPATSYNARVTGAQTEPAAPFVIADVAAFNNPWGLDFLPDGRVVVTEKSDHMYVVTASGAKTSIGGLPVSVGANGGGGQSGLHDVAASPTFAQDHTLWFSYVAKAADGNNHLTLAKARLDESAQGASLANLTIVWQEPSTWSVRGQPGARIAFAPDGQHVFLSVGDGDIPDAKGDRGSQAQMPDTGLGKIIRLNLDGSTPSDNPNGSQPGIVGQIWATGFRNPYGLAFSADGKLWETEMGPSSGDEFNLIVKGGNYGWPLVSNGNHYPSDAYMPGQPYPRHDSAPQFVQPAAYWGWFPTTNSMSPSGLAFYNGNLFPQWKGSALLGSTSSIALYRVILDAQGNVTGVERYGRDANGVYTGSVRALKVSPFDGSIWYVRGGSDGELRRITPKS